In Rahnella aquatilis CIP 78.65 = ATCC 33071, one DNA window encodes the following:
- a CDS encoding PKD domain-containing protein — protein sequence MKMNKITQMLCVAGLTMASASAFALEAWNGQEGGDTFEVIFDGSVYSNVWWVGATNCPGTAEQDQGANPWRKVRSATATEMSQYGNPTVCEIAGDGTQDHYADYDSSHDYLTGDIVLANGMTYKTSKATPAHSFAPAENNPWVVYAPTPNWSSSATYNQGDKVQKDGVMYEALFYTVNNDPSLPANQNPQGNNGRPWKPSGAVQTYSQEQIDNAPALNINTLYPANSLVKYNGKNYQSAVIVQKVKPDDISPWAVYMDWTGTKERVGVPKNPWPAQFYAPYVDFTLNMQPDLVGLAKNQNVNHFTMAFMVAKDANTCVPTWGTAYSVTNYAQYSKIKALREAGGDIMVSIGGANNAPLAAACNNVNDLQQHYYDIVENLNLQVLDFDIEGNWLADKESVQRRNAAVKLVQDRWAAEGRHIGIWYTLPVLPTGLTHEGMEVLQDAKDQGVVLTGINVMAMDYGNAQCQSANTEGQNIHGKCATSAIDNLFTQVKGLYPEKSAAQVYAMLGTTPMIGYNDVQGEVFYLSDARLVYQQAKDYGLGMIGAWSVARDQPGISGQVSAEHSGMTPEQAPMYAYSQIFAPITSGSPAPVETNTPPVANAGIAQQVSGTSVITLDGSASTDKEGDTLTYQWKQVSGPAVTLQNSDSAKATFNVAQPVTNAVYTFSLTVSDGEGSTTAQTSVNVIDASKPVAPSISIDPTYTVNSGESLTLTAKVTDPDSLPADLHYQWTNPAGLPVAPAQGAASNTEVITAPDVTVDTRFTVDVTVTDNTGLADTATTTILVKAKTAAGDYEYVYPQSSEKYVAGTRVLGSDGGIYQCKPFPYSGWCSQAAWAYAPATGTNWQDAWDKQ from the coding sequence ATGAAAATGAATAAAATCACACAGATGCTGTGTGTTGCCGGTCTGACGATGGCCTCGGCCAGCGCTTTTGCCCTTGAAGCGTGGAACGGACAGGAAGGCGGTGACACCTTTGAAGTCATTTTTGACGGCAGTGTTTACTCAAATGTCTGGTGGGTCGGTGCAACAAATTGCCCGGGCACGGCGGAGCAAGATCAGGGTGCAAATCCATGGCGTAAAGTGCGCAGCGCAACCGCCACGGAAATGAGCCAGTATGGCAATCCTACTGTGTGTGAAATTGCCGGTGACGGTACGCAGGATCATTATGCCGATTATGACAGCAGCCATGATTATTTAACGGGTGATATTGTTCTGGCAAATGGTATGACGTACAAAACGTCAAAAGCAACACCTGCACACAGTTTCGCGCCGGCAGAAAATAATCCGTGGGTAGTTTATGCGCCGACGCCGAACTGGAGCAGCAGCGCTACCTATAATCAGGGTGATAAAGTTCAGAAAGACGGCGTCATGTATGAAGCGCTGTTCTATACCGTAAATAATGATCCGTCCCTTCCTGCCAATCAGAATCCTCAGGGAAATAATGGCCGTCCGTGGAAACCGTCAGGGGCGGTACAAACCTATTCACAGGAACAAATTGATAACGCACCAGCGTTAAATATTAATACATTATATCCTGCTAATTCCTTAGTGAAATATAACGGTAAGAATTACCAGTCTGCTGTAATAGTTCAGAAAGTGAAACCTGATGATATTTCACCGTGGGCTGTCTATATGGACTGGACCGGCACCAAAGAACGTGTTGGCGTGCCGAAAAATCCATGGCCTGCACAGTTCTATGCGCCATACGTTGATTTCACCTTAAATATGCAGCCTGACCTGGTGGGTTTGGCGAAAAACCAGAACGTTAATCATTTCACCATGGCCTTTATGGTCGCTAAAGACGCCAATACCTGTGTGCCGACATGGGGGACCGCTTACAGCGTGACCAATTACGCACAGTACAGCAAAATCAAAGCACTACGTGAAGCGGGCGGCGATATTATGGTGTCGATCGGCGGTGCGAACAATGCCCCTCTGGCCGCAGCCTGTAATAACGTGAATGACCTGCAACAGCATTATTATGACATTGTCGAAAACCTGAACCTGCAGGTGCTTGACTTCGATATCGAAGGCAACTGGCTGGCTGATAAAGAATCTGTTCAGCGCCGTAATGCTGCTGTCAAATTAGTGCAGGATCGCTGGGCTGCCGAAGGCCGTCACATCGGTATCTGGTATACCCTGCCCGTTCTGCCAACCGGTTTAACTCACGAAGGGATGGAAGTGTTGCAGGATGCCAAAGATCAGGGCGTCGTGCTGACCGGGATTAACGTGATGGCGATGGATTACGGCAACGCTCAATGTCAGTCGGCCAACACTGAAGGTCAGAATATTCACGGTAAATGTGCTACGTCCGCCATTGATAATCTGTTCACTCAGGTGAAAGGTTTATACCCTGAGAAGAGTGCCGCACAGGTTTACGCCATGCTGGGAACAACGCCGATGATTGGCTATAACGATGTGCAGGGTGAAGTGTTCTATCTTTCCGATGCACGTCTGGTCTACCAGCAGGCGAAAGATTATGGCCTGGGTATGATCGGTGCGTGGTCTGTGGCCCGTGACCAGCCGGGTATTTCAGGGCAAGTTTCGGCGGAACACAGTGGTATGACGCCGGAACAGGCTCCGATGTACGCTTACAGTCAAATCTTTGCGCCAATCACCAGCGGTTCACCGGCGCCGGTAGAAACCAATACGCCGCCGGTGGCTAATGCCGGTATTGCTCAGCAAGTCAGCGGAACCTCCGTCATCACGCTCGACGGTTCAGCCAGCACGGATAAAGAAGGCGATACCCTGACGTATCAGTGGAAGCAAGTTTCCGGGCCGGCAGTGACGCTGCAAAACAGCGACTCGGCAAAAGCGACATTCAACGTGGCGCAACCGGTGACCAATGCGGTATATACCTTCTCGCTGACCGTAAGTGACGGCGAAGGCAGCACCACAGCGCAAACCAGTGTGAATGTGATTGATGCGTCTAAACCCGTTGCACCCTCAATATCAATCGACCCTACGTATACCGTAAATTCTGGCGAATCGCTGACCCTGACAGCAAAAGTCACCGATCCTGATTCGCTGCCGGCTGACTTACATTATCAGTGGACGAATCCGGCAGGATTGCCAGTGGCACCGGCTCAGGGAGCGGCGTCCAATACGGAAGTGATCACCGCACCGGATGTGACCGTCGATACGCGCTTCACTGTCGACGTGACCGTCACCGATAACACCGGTTTAGCGGACACCGCCACCACCACCATTCTGGTGAAAGCCAAAACTGCGGCAGGGGATTATGAATATGTTTATCCGCAAAGCAGCGAAAAATACGTAGCGGGCACCAGGGTCTTAGGCAGTGATGGTGGTATCTATCAATGCAAGCCTTTCCCGTACTCCGGTTGGTGTAGTCAGGCGGCCTGGGCATATGCACCTGCGACCGGCACGAACTGGCAGGATGCGTGGGATAAACAGTAA
- a CDS encoding DUF1328 domain-containing protein, translating to MFRWGIIFLIIALIAAALGFGGLAGTAAWAAKIVFVVGIILFLVSLFTGRKRL from the coding sequence ATGTTTCGTTGGGGCATTATTTTTCTAATCATCGCGTTGATCGCGGCGGCTCTCGGTTTCGGTGGTTTGGCGGGTACAGCTGCCTGGGCTGCAAAAATCGTCTTCGTAGTCGGTATTATTCTGTTTCTGGTCAGCTTGTTTACCGGTCGTAAGCGGCTCTGA
- the deoA gene encoding thymidine phosphorylase: protein MFLAQEIIRKKRDGQPLSDEEIRFFINGIRDSQVSEGQIAALAMTIYFNDMTMNERVSLTMAMRDSGTVLDWKSLSLNGPVVDKHSTGGVGDVTSLMLGPMVAACGGYVPMISGRGLGHTGGTLDKLEAIPGFDIFPDDSRFRSIIQDVGVAIIGQTSSLAPADKRFYATRDITATVDSIPLITASILAKKLAEGLDALVMDVKVGSGAFMPTYSLSEDLAQAIVDVANGAGCKTTALLTDMNQVLASSAGNAVEVREAVRFLTGEYRNPRLLEVTMALCVEMLLSGGLAKDDADARRQLQAVLDNGKAAEVFGRMIAAQKGPTDFIENYDRYLQQATLSKPVYAEGNGIVSAMDTRALGMAVVSLGGGRRRASDAIDYSVGLTHMAQLGQQVDTRQPLAMIHANSEAAWQQAAQEVRAAIVLSDNAPESTPVVYRRIGGNA, encoded by the coding sequence TTGTTTCTCGCACAAGAAATTATTCGTAAAAAACGTGACGGTCAGCCTTTAAGTGACGAGGAAATTCGTTTCTTCATTAATGGCATTCGTGACAGTCAGGTTTCAGAAGGCCAGATTGCCGCGCTGGCAATGACCATTTATTTCAATGACATGACCATGAATGAACGTGTTTCGCTGACCATGGCGATGCGTGATTCAGGGACCGTGCTCGACTGGAAAAGCCTCAGCCTGAACGGTCCGGTTGTAGATAAACATTCTACCGGTGGCGTGGGTGACGTGACCTCACTGATGCTTGGCCCGATGGTGGCGGCATGCGGCGGTTATGTCCCGATGATTTCCGGCCGTGGCCTCGGCCATACCGGCGGTACGCTCGATAAACTTGAAGCTATCCCGGGCTTTGATATTTTCCCGGATGACAGCCGTTTTCGCAGCATCATTCAGGATGTCGGCGTGGCAATTATCGGCCAGACCAGCTCGCTGGCACCGGCGGATAAACGTTTCTATGCGACACGTGATATCACCGCAACCGTCGATTCTATTCCGCTGATCACCGCTTCGATTCTCGCTAAAAAGCTGGCCGAAGGCCTGGATGCATTAGTGATGGACGTCAAGGTCGGTTCCGGCGCATTCATGCCGACTTACTCGCTGTCAGAAGATCTGGCGCAGGCGATTGTCGATGTGGCGAATGGTGCAGGTTGTAAAACCACCGCGCTGCTGACCGACATGAATCAGGTGCTGGCATCCAGCGCAGGGAATGCGGTGGAAGTGCGTGAAGCCGTGCGCTTCCTGACCGGCGAATACCGTAATCCGCGTCTGCTGGAAGTGACAATGGCGCTGTGTGTTGAAATGCTGCTGTCCGGCGGACTGGCTAAAGATGACGCCGATGCCCGCCGCCAGTTGCAGGCCGTGCTGGATAACGGCAAAGCCGCAGAAGTGTTTGGCCGCATGATTGCCGCCCAGAAAGGCCCGACCGATTTCATCGAGAATTACGATCGTTATCTGCAGCAGGCTACGCTGAGCAAACCGGTTTACGCCGAAGGCAACGGGATTGTCAGCGCGATGGACACCCGTGCACTGGGCATGGCTGTGGTTTCACTGGGTGGCGGACGTCGCCGCGCCAGCGATGCTATCGACTACAGCGTCGGTCTGACTCACATGGCGCAACTGGGCCAGCAGGTGGATACCCGTCAGCCACTGGCGATGATCCACGCGAACAGTGAAGCGGCCTGGCAGCAGGCGGCGCAGGAAGTGCGTGCGGCCATTGTCCTGAGCGACAACGCGCCGGAAAGCACGCCGGTGGTTTACCGCCGGATCGGCGGTAACGCTTGA
- a CDS encoding TatD family hydrolase, translated as MSYTFIDTHCHFDFPPFTGAETESLRLAGQAGVRQIIVPAVTSERFRGILSLAKKFPPLHAALGLHPLYIAEHTDSCVELLDSLLSQRDPYLVAVGEIGLDLYMEEPLFEQQQRLLKAQFALAKRETLPVILHSRRSHDQLAAMLRQAKLPATGVVHGFAGSLSQAQAFIKLGFAIGVGGTISYERAQKTRHVMAELPLSSLLLETDAPDMPLQGFQGQPNRPERAATVFDILCSLRSETPEQIADALLDNTRRIFNLPLL; from the coding sequence GTGAGTTACACCTTCATCGATACGCACTGCCATTTCGATTTTCCACCGTTTACAGGGGCGGAAACCGAAAGTCTGCGCCTCGCCGGACAGGCTGGCGTGCGGCAGATTATTGTTCCTGCCGTCACGTCTGAACGTTTTCGCGGCATTCTCTCGCTGGCAAAAAAATTCCCGCCATTGCACGCCGCACTGGGGTTGCATCCCCTTTATATTGCAGAACATACAGACAGTTGCGTGGAATTACTGGATTCGCTGCTCAGCCAGCGGGATCCGTATCTGGTGGCAGTCGGGGAAATCGGTCTGGATTTATACATGGAAGAGCCGCTATTTGAGCAACAACAACGGTTGCTGAAAGCGCAGTTCGCACTGGCAAAACGTGAAACGCTACCGGTGATCCTGCATTCACGGCGCAGCCACGATCAGCTGGCGGCGATGCTGCGTCAGGCAAAACTGCCGGCAACCGGAGTCGTTCACGGGTTTGCAGGCAGTCTTTCTCAGGCCCAGGCGTTTATCAAACTGGGTTTTGCGATAGGCGTGGGCGGCACCATCAGCTATGAGCGCGCGCAGAAAACCCGTCATGTGATGGCAGAATTACCCCTTTCCTCTTTGCTGCTGGAAACCGATGCGCCGGATATGCCTCTGCAAGGTTTTCAGGGCCAGCCTAATCGCCCGGAACGGGCGGCGACTGTGTTCGATATTTTGTGCAGCCTGCGCAGTGAAACGCCGGAACAGATTGCCGACGCGTTGCTCGATAATACCCGCCGCATCTTTAATCTCCCTTTGCTGTAA
- the deoC gene encoding deoxyribose-phosphate aldolase has translation MTDLTAAAQRALNLMDLTTLNEDDTDAKVIALCHQAKSPAGNTAAVCIYPRFIPVARKTLREQGTPDIRIATVTNFPHGNDDLEIALAETRAAIAYGADEVDVVFPYRALIAGNEQIGFEMVKQCKEACAAANVLLKVIIETGELKQDALIRKASEIAIKAGADFIKTSTGKVPENATLHSAELMMSVIADMGVGKTVGFKPAGGVKTAEDAAQYLALADRLLGREWADARHFRFGASSLLASLLTTLGHAGQKATSSY, from the coding sequence ATGACCGATTTAACCGCCGCAGCGCAACGTGCGCTGAACCTGATGGATTTAACCACCCTGAACGAAGACGACACTGATGCGAAAGTGATCGCGCTTTGTCACCAGGCGAAAAGCCCGGCAGGTAATACTGCTGCAGTCTGTATTTATCCTCGTTTTATCCCTGTGGCCCGCAAAACCCTGCGTGAGCAAGGTACGCCGGACATCCGCATTGCGACCGTGACCAACTTCCCGCACGGCAATGACGATCTTGAGATTGCGCTGGCAGAAACCCGCGCGGCCATTGCTTACGGTGCCGATGAAGTGGACGTGGTATTCCCGTACCGCGCGCTGATTGCCGGTAACGAGCAAATTGGTTTTGAGATGGTGAAACAGTGCAAAGAAGCCTGTGCTGCCGCCAACGTTTTGCTGAAAGTGATCATCGAAACCGGTGAACTTAAGCAAGATGCACTGATCCGTAAAGCGTCTGAAATTGCGATTAAAGCCGGGGCTGACTTCATCAAAACCTCCACAGGTAAAGTGCCTGAAAACGCCACGCTGCACAGCGCTGAGCTGATGATGAGCGTGATTGCAGATATGGGCGTGGGCAAAACCGTCGGTTTCAAACCGGCCGGTGGCGTGAAAACCGCAGAAGACGCCGCACAATATCTGGCGCTGGCTGATCGCCTGCTGGGTCGCGAATGGGCTGACGCACGTCATTTTCGTTTCGGCGCATCCAGCCTGCTGGCAAGCCTGCTCACCACTCTCGGTCATGCTGGCCAGAAAGCCACCAGCAGCTACTAA
- the osmY gene encoding molecular chaperone OsmY, whose translation MKNSKFAYSMMAVVLGTALMSGSALAATTTTDSAGAKIDSSMKKVDNYMGDSAITAKVKSALVDDKAIKSSDISVTTNSGVVTLSGFVGSQAEAEQAVAAATKVEGVKSVSDKLHTKDSKDQSVKGYAGDSATTASVKAKLLADDIVPSRNVKVETTDGVVQLSGAVKDQAQSDRAESVAKTVDGVKSVKNDLKVAP comes from the coding sequence ATGAAAAATTCTAAATTTGCCTATTCAATGATGGCCGTAGTTCTGGGTACCGCACTGATGAGCGGTAGCGCGCTGGCAGCAACGACTACTACAGATAGCGCAGGTGCAAAAATCGATAGTTCCATGAAGAAAGTTGATAACTACATGGGCGACAGCGCCATCACGGCAAAAGTGAAAAGTGCTCTGGTAGATGATAAAGCCATTAAAAGCAGCGACATTTCTGTCACCACGAATTCCGGCGTGGTCACGCTGAGCGGCTTTGTCGGTTCGCAGGCTGAAGCCGAGCAGGCTGTTGCCGCAGCAACCAAAGTTGAAGGGGTTAAATCCGTCAGCGACAAATTGCATACCAAAGACAGCAAAGATCAAAGCGTCAAAGGCTATGCCGGTGACAGCGCGACCACGGCTTCTGTAAAAGCCAAATTGCTGGCGGATGACATCGTCCCATCACGTAACGTGAAAGTCGAAACTACCGACGGCGTGGTACAGCTCTCCGGTGCAGTAAAAGATCAGGCACAGTCTGACCGTGCTGAAAGCGTTGCGAAAACCGTTGATGGCGTGAAAAGCGTCAAAAATGACCTGAAAGTCGCACCGTAA
- the deoB gene encoding phosphopentomutase: MKRTFIMVLDSFGIGASEDAERFGDAGSDTLGHIAAACARGDADKGRKGPLNLPNLTRLGLAKAAEGSTGKIPDGMDGDSEITGAYAYASELSSGKDTPSGHWEIAGVPVLFDWGYFSDTTNSFPQELLDKLVERANLPGYLGNCHSSGTVVLDDLGEEHMKTGKPIFYTSADSVFQIACHEETFGLDRLYELCEIAREELTEGGYNIGRVIARPFIGDKAGNFERTGNRHDLAVEPPAPTILKKLVDEKNGHVVSVGKIADIYAQVGITKKVKATGLDALFDATIKEMKEAGDKTIVFTNFVDFDSSYGHRRDVPGYAAALELFDRRMPELLELVKEDDIIIFTADHGCDPTWRGTDHTREHIPVLIYGPKVKPGSLGHRDTFADIGQTVAKYFDLSPMDYGKSML; the protein is encoded by the coding sequence ATGAAACGTACATTTATCATGGTGTTAGACTCATTCGGTATCGGTGCCAGTGAAGATGCCGAACGCTTTGGCGATGCCGGTTCTGACACATTGGGCCATATCGCGGCTGCCTGTGCGCGTGGTGATGCGGACAAAGGTCGTAAAGGTCCACTGAATCTGCCTAACCTGACCCGTCTGGGGCTGGCGAAAGCCGCTGAAGGATCTACCGGTAAAATTCCTGACGGCATGGACGGTGATTCTGAAATTACCGGTGCGTATGCTTACGCCAGCGAACTGTCTTCCGGTAAAGATACCCCGTCAGGCCACTGGGAAATTGCCGGTGTGCCTGTGCTGTTTGACTGGGGCTATTTCAGCGACACTACCAACAGTTTCCCGCAGGAGCTGCTCGATAAACTGGTTGAACGCGCCAACCTGCCGGGCTATCTCGGTAACTGCCATTCTTCCGGTACCGTCGTGCTGGACGATTTGGGCGAGGAGCACATGAAAACCGGCAAGCCGATTTTCTACACTTCAGCCGACTCCGTCTTCCAGATTGCCTGTCACGAAGAAACCTTCGGGCTGGATCGCCTGTATGAACTGTGTGAAATCGCCCGTGAAGAACTGACTGAAGGCGGCTATAACATCGGCCGCGTGATTGCCCGTCCGTTCATCGGTGACAAAGCTGGCAACTTCGAGCGTACCGGTAACCGTCACGATTTAGCGGTTGAGCCACCGGCGCCGACCATCCTGAAAAAGCTGGTTGATGAGAAAAACGGCCATGTGGTGTCTGTCGGTAAAATCGCAGATATCTACGCCCAGGTCGGCATCACTAAAAAAGTGAAAGCCACCGGCCTGGACGCGCTGTTTGACGCCACCATCAAAGAGATGAAAGAAGCCGGTGATAAAACTATCGTCTTCACCAACTTTGTTGATTTCGATTCCTCTTACGGCCACCGCCGTGATGTGCCGGGCTACGCCGCCGCACTGGAATTGTTCGACCGCCGCATGCCGGAATTGCTGGAGCTGGTGAAAGAAGATGACATTATTATCTTCACCGCTGACCACGGTTGCGACCCGACCTGGCGCGGCACGGATCATACCCGTGAGCACATTCCGGTCTTAATCTATGGCCCGAAAGTAAAACCGGGTTCATTAGGCCACCGTGACACCTTCGCAGACATCGGCCAGACAGTCGCTAAATACTTCGACCTGTCACCGATGGATTACGGCAAATCCATGCTCTGA
- the prfC gene encoding peptide chain release factor 3, with the protein MSPSEYALEVAKRRTFAIISHPDAGKTTITEKVLLFGQAIQTAGTVKGRGSSHHAKSDWMEMEKQRGISITTSVMQFPYKQCLVNLLDTPGHEDFSEDTYRTLTAVDCCLMVIDAAKGVEDRTRKLMEVTRLRDTPILTFMNKLDRDIRDPMEVMDEVERELKIACSPITWPIGCGKLFKGVYHLYKDEVYLYQTGKGHTIQEVRVVKGLNNPDLDAAVGEDLAAQLRDELELVQGASHEFDHEAFLQGELTPVFFGTALGNFGVDHMLDGLVDWAPAPMPRKTDLREVKADDEKFTGFVFKIQANMDPKHRDRVAFMRVVSGKYEKGMKLRQVRTGKDVVISDALTFMAGDRSHVEEAYPGDIIGLHNHGTIQIGDTFTQGENMKFTGIPNFAPELFRRIRLRDPLKQKQLLKGLVQLSEEGAVQVFRPIANNDLIVGAVGVLQFEVVVARLKSEYNVEAIYESVNVSTARWVECSDVKKFEEFKRKNETNLALDGGDNLAYIAPTMVNLNLASERYPEVKFRKTREH; encoded by the coding sequence ATGTCTCCAAGTGAATACGCCCTTGAAGTGGCTAAGCGCCGCACATTTGCCATCATCTCTCACCCCGATGCTGGTAAAACCACCATTACCGAAAAAGTTCTGTTATTCGGACAGGCCATTCAAACCGCCGGTACCGTAAAAGGCCGTGGCTCCAGCCATCACGCCAAATCCGACTGGATGGAAATGGAAAAACAACGTGGTATTTCCATTACCACATCCGTGATGCAGTTCCCGTACAAACAGTGTCTGGTTAACCTGCTCGATACCCCTGGGCACGAAGACTTCTCCGAAGATACCTACCGTACCCTGACTGCCGTTGACTGCTGTCTGATGGTGATCGACGCCGCAAAAGGTGTCGAGGATCGTACCCGTAAGCTGATGGAAGTGACCCGTCTGCGCGATACGCCGATCCTGACTTTCATGAACAAACTTGACCGTGATATCCGTGACCCGATGGAAGTGATGGACGAAGTGGAGCGCGAGCTGAAGATCGCCTGTTCTCCGATTACCTGGCCGATCGGCTGCGGTAAATTGTTCAAAGGGGTTTATCACCTTTATAAAGACGAAGTGTATCTGTATCAGACCGGTAAAGGTCACACCATTCAGGAAGTTCGGGTGGTCAAAGGCCTGAATAATCCTGATCTGGATGCTGCCGTGGGCGAAGATCTGGCTGCGCAACTGCGTGATGAGCTGGAACTGGTGCAGGGTGCATCGCATGAATTTGATCACGAAGCGTTCCTGCAAGGAGAACTGACGCCGGTATTCTTTGGTACCGCGCTCGGTAACTTTGGTGTCGACCATATGCTTGATGGTCTGGTGGATTGGGCGCCTGCGCCGATGCCACGTAAAACTGACCTGCGCGAAGTGAAAGCGGATGATGAAAAATTCACGGGTTTCGTGTTTAAAATTCAGGCCAACATGGATCCGAAACACCGCGACCGCGTGGCGTTCATGCGTGTGGTATCCGGCAAATATGAAAAAGGCATGAAGCTGCGTCAGGTACGTACCGGTAAAGACGTGGTGATTTCCGATGCGCTGACCTTTATGGCCGGTGATCGCTCTCATGTTGAAGAAGCCTATCCGGGCGATATCATTGGTCTGCATAACCACGGCACGATTCAGATTGGCGACACCTTTACTCAGGGTGAGAACATGAAGTTCACCGGCATTCCTAACTTCGCCCCTGAACTGTTCCGTCGTATCCGCCTGCGTGACCCGCTGAAACAGAAACAGCTGCTGAAAGGTCTGGTACAGCTTTCAGAAGAAGGCGCAGTACAGGTCTTCCGTCCGATTGCCAACAACGATTTGATCGTCGGTGCGGTCGGCGTGCTGCAGTTTGAAGTGGTCGTGGCGCGTCTGAAAAGCGAATACAACGTGGAAGCAATTTACGAATCTGTGAACGTCTCGACTGCCCGCTGGGTGGAGTGTAGCGACGTGAAGAAATTCGAAGAATTTAAACGTAAGAACGAAACCAACCTCGCACTGGATGGCGGTGATAACTTAGCGTATATCGCCCCCACTATGGTGAACCTGAATCTGGCTTCAGAGCGTTACCCTGAAGTGAAATTCCGTAAAACCCGCGAACATTAA
- a CDS encoding patatin-like phospholipase family protein has protein sequence MKATAWGHLREDDALGYRIPVTLGNIEPLAYKPYTPGKIALVCEGGGQRGIFTAGVLDEFQRARFNPFDLYLGTSAGAQNLSAFVCGQPGYARRVITRYTTSPDFFNPLRFVRGGHLIDLDWLVEETAKNMPLAMESAEKLLINGREFLMCACRSDDYTASYFSPTRENWLPVIKASSAIPGFYRLGVDLDGISYQDGGISDAIPVEEAYRRGADTIVVIRTVPSAMFYTPQWMKRMEQWLSESSLQQLVRMMQHHEESYHRIQQFIENPPDDVRIFEIFPPKPLASHALGSRLPALNQDYHLGRRCGRYFLSAAAHWLLPRENERPYPLIEPRVTRRPQRIIVPQDEPENVIPLAASASTVEQIILDPAVLTDMVADGGVVRPAAFKDSVVSSSPPPRSSSDMPPPESPALSENYPSSEGDKL, from the coding sequence ATGAAGGCCACCGCTTGGGGCCATTTGCGTGAGGACGATGCGTTGGGATACAGAATACCTGTCACGCTGGGGAATATAGAACCGCTGGCGTACAAACCCTATACGCCGGGGAAGATTGCCCTGGTGTGCGAAGGCGGGGGGCAGAGAGGCATTTTTACGGCCGGTGTGCTGGATGAGTTTCAGCGCGCGCGTTTCAATCCCTTTGATTTATATCTGGGCACCTCTGCGGGGGCGCAAAATCTCTCTGCTTTTGTCTGCGGGCAGCCCGGTTATGCGCGACGGGTAATCACCCGCTATACCACCAGTCCTGATTTTTTTAACCCGCTGCGGTTTGTGCGTGGCGGACATCTTATCGATCTCGACTGGCTGGTCGAAGAAACCGCCAAAAACATGCCGCTGGCGATGGAAAGCGCAGAAAAACTGCTCATCAATGGCCGTGAATTCCTGATGTGTGCCTGCCGCAGCGATGACTACACCGCCAGTTATTTTTCACCGACGCGGGAAAACTGGCTGCCGGTGATCAAAGCTTCCAGCGCTATTCCGGGTTTTTACCGCCTGGGCGTGGATCTGGATGGCATCAGCTATCAGGACGGCGGCATCAGCGATGCGATCCCTGTTGAAGAAGCATACCGCCGTGGTGCAGATACCATTGTGGTCATCCGTACCGTGCCTTCGGCGATGTTCTATACGCCGCAATGGATGAAGCGGATGGAGCAATGGCTGAGCGAAAGCAGCCTGCAACAACTGGTGCGCATGATGCAGCATCACGAAGAAAGCTATCACCGCATTCAGCAATTTATTGAGAATCCGCCGGATGATGTGCGTATTTTCGAAATTTTCCCCCCAAAACCGCTGGCCAGCCATGCGCTCGGCAGCCGTCTGCCTGCGCTAAATCAGGACTATCATCTTGGCCGCCGCTGCGGACGGTATTTTCTGTCTGCCGCCGCGCACTGGCTGTTGCCGCGTGAAAACGAGCGTCCTTATCCGCTGATCGAACCGCGCGTGACGCGACGTCCGCAGCGGATCATTGTGCCGCAGGACGAGCCTGAGAATGTGATCCCATTGGCGGCCTCTGCCAGCACGGTGGAACAAATTATTCTCGATCCCGCAGTGCTGACGGACATGGTCGCCGACGGGGGTGTGGTTCGCCCGGCTGCGTTTAAAGACAGCGTAGTCAGTTCGTCGCCACCGCCACGTTCCTCTTCAGACATGCCACCGCCGGAAAGTCCCGCATTATCTGAGAATTACCCGTCCAGTGAGGGGGATAAGTTGTGA